A single region of the Pseudomonas mandelii genome encodes:
- a CDS encoding peptidylprolyl isomerase, with protein MAKATARHILVSSEDKCNELKAQIEGGADFAEVAKANSTCPSSRQGGDLGSFGPGQMVKEFDTVVFSAPINVVQGPVKTQFGYHLLEVTSRQD; from the coding sequence ATGGCTAAAGCCACTGCCCGTCACATCCTGGTTAGCTCGGAAGACAAGTGCAACGAACTCAAGGCCCAGATCGAAGGCGGCGCTGATTTCGCCGAAGTTGCCAAAGCCAACTCCACTTGCCCATCCAGCCGCCAGGGCGGCGACCTCGGCTCGTTCGGTCCAGGACAGATGGTCAAGGAGTTCGACACCGTCGTCTTCAGCGCACCTATCAACGTGGTGCAAGGCCCGGTCAAGACCCAGTTCGGCTACCACCTGCTGGAAGTGACCAGCCGTCAGGACTGA
- a CDS encoding esterase/lipase family protein, with product MLRNATTQYPILLIHGLFGFDRIGKVELFHDVKQALRSAGARVFIPHLSATQSNEVRGDQLLAQIERVLEGTGAHQVNLIGHSQGALAARYAAAIAPEIVASVTSVSGPNHGSELADFLRKALTPGRLPEHVAATVATLFADFLSLLSGHQRLPQNAIAALNALTTEGVGAFNDKYPQGLPKTWGGKGRELVNGVRYYSWSGTLQGDLLDKGLGAVSPLHGFLQAFSRYFTTEAEQNDGMVGRYSSHLGKVIRSDYPLDHLDSLCQTAGPLRKGIDPIALYVQHAERLRNAGL from the coding sequence ATGCTACGGAATGCAACTACTCAGTATCCAATCCTGTTGATCCACGGCCTCTTCGGCTTTGATCGCATTGGCAAAGTCGAACTCTTCCATGACGTCAAGCAGGCCCTCAGAAGTGCCGGTGCAAGAGTGTTCATCCCCCACCTCTCGGCTACCCAAAGCAACGAAGTGCGCGGTGACCAACTGTTGGCACAGATCGAACGGGTGCTGGAAGGAACCGGCGCCCACCAGGTCAACCTGATCGGTCACAGTCAGGGTGCCCTCGCAGCACGTTACGCCGCCGCCATCGCGCCGGAGATCGTCGCGTCGGTGACTTCGGTCAGCGGCCCGAACCACGGCTCGGAACTGGCCGATTTCCTGCGCAAGGCCCTCACACCGGGACGCCTGCCGGAACACGTCGCGGCCACGGTTGCCACGCTGTTTGCTGATTTTCTGTCGTTGCTCAGCGGTCATCAGCGTTTGCCGCAGAACGCCATCGCCGCGCTCAACGCCTTGACCACCGAAGGTGTGGGCGCGTTCAACGACAAATACCCGCAAGGACTGCCGAAAACCTGGGGCGGCAAGGGGCGCGAACTGGTGAACGGCGTGCGTTATTACTCCTGGAGCGGCACATTGCAGGGTGACCTTCTCGATAAAGGGCTGGGGGCGGTCAGTCCGCTGCACGGTTTCCTCCAGGCCTTCTCTCGCTACTTCACCACCGAGGCAGAGCAAAATGACGGCATGGTGGGCCGCTACAGCTCCCATTTAGGCAAAGTCATCCGTTCCGACTATCCGCTGGATCATCTGGACAGCCTCTGTCAAACCGCCGGCCCGCTGCGCAAGGGCATCGATCCGATTGCCTTGTATGTGCAGCATGCCGAGCGCCTGAGAAATGCCGGCCTATAA
- a CDS encoding 3-deoxy-7-phosphoheptulonate synthase has protein sequence MNSSVSALPLSTLSPANEALTLRLPSSLQLKQQLPLNNALTRQVAAHRDAVRAILNGEDSRLLVIVGPCSIHDPQSALEYATHLARLAAEVSDQLLLVMRAYVEKPRTTVGWKGLAYDPQLDGSDDMAGGLTLSRELMREMLRLGLPIATELLQPMAAGYFDDLLSWVAIGARTTESQIHREMASGLSMPVGFKNGTDGGVAVASDAMRSAAHPHRHFGVDSQGHPAIIQTPGNPDTHLVLRGGHRGPNYDRDSVAQVNSDLTRLKIPARIMVDCSHANSGKDPARQPAVFNDVLEQRLQGDQSLIGMMIESHLFEGCQPLSPSLRYGVSVTDGCLGWTGTEHLLRQAVDRLRAQNGVQRPA, from the coding sequence ATGAACTCGTCCGTCTCTGCTCTGCCGCTGTCCACCTTGAGTCCCGCCAATGAAGCGCTGACCCTGCGTCTGCCCAGCTCGTTGCAACTCAAGCAGCAACTGCCCCTCAACAACGCCCTGACCCGGCAAGTCGCCGCCCACCGCGACGCGGTCCGCGCGATCCTCAACGGTGAAGATTCCCGTCTGCTGGTCATCGTCGGCCCTTGCTCGATTCACGATCCCCAGTCCGCCCTCGAATACGCCACCCACCTCGCTCGCCTCGCCGCCGAAGTCAGCGACCAGCTGTTGCTGGTAATGCGCGCCTACGTCGAAAAGCCCCGCACCACGGTCGGCTGGAAAGGCCTGGCCTACGACCCGCAGCTTGACGGCAGCGATGACATGGCCGGCGGCTTGACCCTCTCCCGTGAACTGATGCGCGAGATGCTGCGCCTCGGCTTGCCAATTGCCACCGAACTGTTGCAACCGATGGCGGCCGGCTACTTCGACGATCTGCTGAGCTGGGTCGCCATCGGTGCCCGCACCACCGAGTCGCAAATCCACCGGGAAATGGCCAGCGGCCTGAGCATGCCCGTCGGATTCAAGAACGGCACCGATGGCGGCGTGGCCGTTGCCAGCGATGCCATGCGTTCGGCCGCCCACCCGCATCGTCATTTCGGTGTCGACAGCCAGGGGCATCCTGCGATCATTCAAACCCCTGGCAATCCCGACACCCATCTGGTGTTGCGCGGCGGTCATCGCGGGCCGAACTACGATCGCGACAGCGTCGCCCAAGTGAACAGCGACTTGACCCGACTCAAGATCCCCGCACGGATCATGGTCGACTGCAGCCACGCCAACAGCGGCAAAGACCCGGCTCGTCAGCCCGCCGTATTCAACGATGTGCTTGAGCAACGCCTGCAAGGCGATCAATCGCTGATCGGCATGATGATCGAGAGCCATTTGTTCGAAGGCTGCCAGCCCTTGAGCCCATCGCTGCGCTACGGCGTATCAGTGACTGATGGCTGCCTCGGCTGGACCGGAACGGAACACCTGTTGCGACAGGCCGTCGACCGGCTGCGGGCACAGAACGGCGTTCAGCGACCGGCATAA